The Staphylococcus saprophyticus subsp. saprophyticus ATCC 15305 = NCTC 7292 genome contains the following window.
GAGAATGGTATATCTGTATCATTAATAATATTTTGAATAAATTGAATTGGCGCTTCTGACTTAGCCACTTGATTAAACATTGGAATTAAAGGTGTAACCCCGATACCGGATCCAATAAATAGTTGTGGTGACTCACTGTTGACCACGGAAAACGGACCTACTGGTGCTGATAATTGAATCGTATCGCCTTCTTTGTATTCACTATGAAGTATCGTAGACACTTCCCCTTCATGTGTTGTTGTTACATCATGTTTAACTGCAAAAGTCAGTGTTTCACTATCACCTTCTACAATTGAATAATGGCGTTTAGCACGGTATGGTAGTGACGCACTCTTCACATCGACCGTGACATATTGACCTGGTTTAAATTTACTCATGTCTATTTCATCAGATTTAACTGTAAATGCTTTGATGTCTGTAGCTACAGTTTCTATATTTTTAATTACAAATGCTTGGAAACCATCCCATGCCATTGTTTTATAAATATCTTTTTCAACTTCAATAAATACTTTAGCAATTTCTCCGTATGCTTTAGCCCAAGTGTCTAAGATTGCATCATCATCCGATAATTTTAAAACATTTTGGATGGCAGCTAATAAATTTTCACCTACAATATCATAACCAGCTGGCGGCACCTGTAATGCACAATGTTTAAATGCAATTTCTTTCACAACTGGTAAAATACGTGTCAAATCATCAATATTCATCGCTGCAGCTAATACACTCTGTGCTAACGCCGTTGATTGCAATCCTTTCTTTTGGTTTGTTTGATTAAACATATTTTTTAATTCAGGGTGCTGTGTAAACATTCTATTATAGAAAAACGATGTGATTTCTACCCCTCTTTCTTGCAATACCGGAACCGTTTCTTTAATAATCGCTTTTTCTTTTTCATTCAACATAATAAGCACTTCCATTTCTTCAAATATAGATTTATCATTTCTACTTTATTTTATTACAAATTATTGTATTTCAAAACAAATTTGTGATAAAATTCACAAAAAGTTCATTTTACTTAATTTTAACTAAAAATTACAATTATATTTAAATAAATAAGGTATATTAGGACTATAGTATGATGTAATACACAGCGCATTACAGTATAGTATAGATAAATCAATTAAAGTCTCTTCTTGGAGGTCAATAAATGAATAAACTTATACAATCGTTATCAGCAATTGGCGTTTCTGCAACTCTTGTATCCCCAAACCTAAGTGCAGAAGCCACTGACAATTCAATTCCAGAGCTTAAAGGTACGAATGATACAATCATAGATAAAGGTGAAGAATATAATCTTTTAAATGGTGTACATGCATACGATAAAGAAGACGGCGATTTAACACATAAAATTAAAGTTGATGGTAATGTTAATATCAACCAAGCTGGAAAATACAAAATTGAGTATAAAGTGGAAGATTCAAACGGCGCATCAAGTAAATCGATACGTTATATAGAAGTTAAATAAATTAAAATTCCATACATAGCAAAAACCAAGCTAAATGATAACCTTTATCACTACTTTTTTGATAAAATCACCCTTTCGCCTTAAATATGACACTTTTCACAAAATGTACACATAATTTTAACAAATCTTTGAAAGCCCACCAGACGTTGAGTTTGTTGGGTTTCTTTTAATTTTACAATATTTTTTTCGCACAAACACTTGTAAATATTGCGTAATATCTTAAAATTGATGTTAAGCCCTACATTTGTAGTATTAGGAGGTCAAAAAAGTGTCAAAATTTAAGTCTTTGCTTCTACTCTTTGGCTCGCTAATTTTACTTAGTGGCTGTTCTAACGTAGAAGTTTTAAACCCAAAAGGGCCGATGGCAAGTGATTCGAAGTTTTTGATTATGTATTCAATTATCTTCATGCTTGTTATTATTGCCGCTGTACTTATTCTATTCACAGTTTTTCTATATAAATATAGAATTGGAAACACTGATGAATCAGGTAAGATGCACCACAATTCTTTATTAGAAACAATTTGGTTTATTATTCCAGTAATTATTGTAATTGCATTAGCTATTCCAACAGTTAATTCACTTTATAATTACGAGGAAAAACCACAGAAAGAAGACGATCCACTTGTTGTTTATGCTACAAGTGCTGGTTATAAGTGGTTCTTTAGTTATCCTGAAGAGAAAATCGAAACAGTTAACCATTTAACTATTCCGAAAGATCGCCCAGTTGTCTTCAAACTCCAATCAATGGATATGATGACAAGTTTCTGGATTCCACAATTAGGTGGTCAAAAATATGCGATGACAGGTATGACTATGGACTGGACTTTAACAGCTAGTGAAGAAGGTACGTTCCGTGGACGTAACTCAAACTTCAATGGTGAAGGCTTCAGTCGTCAGACATTTGATGTGAATTCAGTAAGCCAAAGCAAATTCGAGGATTGGGTAAAAGATGCCAAAAAACAAAAAGTATTGGATCAAGATACATTTGATAAGCAACTTTTACCAACTACTGAAAACAAAAATTTAACTTTCAGTGGTACGCATTTAGCATTTGTTGATCCTGCAGCAGACCCTGAGTATATTTTCTATGCTTATGATCGTTATAATTTCGTTCAAAAAGATCCAAACTTTAACACTGAAGAAGAACGTACAGCAGATGTGTTAGATAAACCAGATCAACCTGCACGTAAGCCGGAAATCACAAATGCTAACTACGAACGTCATGGAATGAAAGCCATGATTTTAGGCAATAATGAACCATATGATAGTGAATTCAAAGATGAAGAATCACATAATATGGATGAAATGGAAAAAATCTCTGAAGGTGCTAAAGATGAAAAAGCATCTAAAATTGAGAAAAAAGACCATGAAAATGGAGGTGGACATTAATGAATTTTCCATGGGATCAATTACTCGTTCAAGGTAACTGGATGATAACAATGGGACAAATTGGTGCTCCTTTCGCAGTTATTGCCGTAATCGCAGTAATTAGCTATTTCAAATTATGGAAATATCTATACAGAGAATGGTTCACATCTATTGACCATAAAAAAATTGGTGCAATGTACTTAATCTGTGCGGTATTAATGTTCGTACGTGGTGGTATTGACGCGCTAATGATGCGTACGCAATTAGCCATTCCAGACAATACATTTTTAGAAGGAAACCATTATAATGAAGTCTTTAGTACGCACGGCGTAATAATGATTATCTTTATGGCTATGCCTTTCATCTTTGGTTTATGGAATGTTGTCGTACCACTACAAATTGGTGCGCGTGACGTTGCATTCCCTGTATTAAATAACGTAAGTTTCTGGTTATTCTTCTCAGGTATGATTTTATTCAACCTTTCATTTATAGTCGGAGGCTCACCTGCAGCTGGTTGGACAAACTACGCACCACTCGCAGGAGAATTCAGTCCAGGACCTGGTGTCAACTATTACTTAATAGCGATACAAATTTCCGGTATTGGTACACTGATGACTGGTATTAACTTCTTTGTTACTATACTTAGATGTAAAACACCAACAATGAAATTTATGGAAATGCCAATGTTTACGGTTACGACTTTCATTACAGCATTAATCGTTATCTTGGCTTTCCCAGTATTAACAGTTACATTAGCGCTATTTACAACTGATAGAATTTTCGACACAGCATTCTTCTCAGTTGCAAATGGTGGTATGCCAATGCTTTGGGCTAACTTCTTCTGGGTATGGGGGCACCCTGAAGTGTATATCGTTATCTTGCCAGCATTCGGTATCTACTCTGAAATTATTCCGACATTTGCACGTAAACGCCTATTCGGACATCAAAGCATGGTCTGGGCGACTGCAGGTATCGCATTCTTAAGTTTCTTAGTTTGGGTTCACCATTTCTTCACAATGGGTAATGGTGCATTAATTAACTCATTCTTCTCAATTTCAACCATGTTAATTGGTATACCAACTGGTGTTAAAATCTTTAACTGGTTGTTCACGCTTTATAAAGGGCGTGTTACCTTCGAATCTCCAATGCTATTCGCATTAGGGTTCATACCGAACTTCTTAATCGGTGGGGTAACAGGTGTTATGCTTTCAATGGCGGCAGCAGATTATCAATATCATAATACTTACTTCTTAGTAGCGCATTTCCACTATACGCTAGTAGCTGGTGTAGTATTTGCCTGTCTTGGAGCTTTAATATTCTGGTGGCCTAAGATGACTGGCTTCAAGTTAAACGAAACATTAAACAAATGGTGTTTCTGGTTATTCATGATCGGATTTAACGTTTGTTTCATACCACAATTCATCCTTGGATTAGATGGTATGCCACGTCGTTTATACACTTATATGCCAGAAGATGGTTGGTGGTTACTAAACGCAATCTCAACTGTCGGTGCCCTATTAATGGCATTAGGATTTATGTTCTTAGTTGCAAGTATCGTATACAGCTTCTTCAAAGCACCACGTGAAGCAACTGGCGACAACTGGGATGGTTTAGGACGTACTTTAGAATGGGCAACTGCTGGAGCAATGCCACCTAAATACAACTTTGCTATCACACCAGACTGGAATGACTATGACACATTTGTAGATATGAAAGAACATGGTCGTCATTATTTAGACAACCATAACTATACAGATATCCATATGCCAAATAATACTCCTGTTGGATTCTGGATGGGAATTCTCTTCACTATTGGTGGATTCTTCCTTATCTTTGAAACACTCGTTCCAGCTATTATTTGTTTAATTGGTATCTTCGCAACTATGGTTTACCGCAGTTTCCAAATCGACCATGGTTATCATATACCAGCGTCTGAAGTTGCTGAAACTGAAAAACGTTTACGTGATGCACGTATAAAAGAAAGGGAGGCTGTAAGTCATGAGTCATGATGCAAACACAATTGATCAACGTTCGCATGAAGGTAATTTAAATAAACTTGGCTTTTGGGTATTCCTTACAGCAGAATTCTCATTATTCGGTACGTTATTCGCAACATTATTAACACTTCAACACGGTGGCGATTATGCTGGAAAAATGACGACTGAATTGTTTGAATTACCATTAGTTTTAATTATGACATTTGCATTATTAATTAGTTCTTATACATGTGGTATTGCAATTTACTATATGAGAAAAGAAAAAGAAAAATTAATGCTGATTTGGATGATTATCACTGTATTACTTGGTATGGTATTCGTAGGCTTCGAGATTTATGAGTTTGCGCACTACGTACATGAAGGTGTTAATCTAACTATCGGTTCTTATTGGTCTAGTTTCTTTATTCTATTAGGAACACATGGTGCCCACGTGTCATTAGGTATTGTTTGGATTATTTGCCTATTAATTCAAGTAGCAATGCGCGGATTAAATAAAGACAATGCTCCTAAATTATTTATAGTTAGTTTATACTGGCACTTTTTAGATGTTGTATGGATTTTCATCTTCACTGCCGTATATATGATAGGGATGGTGTTTAGCGGATGAATACAATAGTAAAACATACTGTAGGTTTTATCGCCTCAATCGTTTTAACGATCTTAGCTGTATTTGTAACTTTATACACATCTATGGCACTTAATGCTAAGATTACCATCATCTTTGGTTTTGCTTTTATACAAGCTGCAGTTCAATTATTAATGTTCATGCACTTAACTGAAAGTAAAGATGGTAATTTACAAACCTTTAAAGTTTTATTTGCGATTATCATTACTTTAATTACTGTTATCGGTACTTATTGGGTAATGCAAGGTGGACACTCAAGCCACTTATAATCAATATAGACTTCTCTTCTGAGAAGCCTTAGAACAAAGAGACCCCCCTACGCATTTATTTGTGTAGGGGGGTCTCTTTATATATTGATTTCGTTAATTTCAAAATATGTATGTTTTGTTGTTATAAATTTTTCGTATGAAAAGAAAGCACTAAATTAATCGTTTATATTAACTATGGTAAATCAAACATGCAACTGACCGTCACTTTTCCTTCTTCATATCCCCCCTATTTTCAAATAGTATTTTCATTAGATGACGCCGATTTCTAAAAAAAATACTTCACGAATATTAAAAACTAACCTAGATTATTCAAAATAAATACTAATAAACTAAACTTAGGCTCTATGGAATGTCTTTACAACATTATTTCCTCATATTTCTATCAATAGTCGCTTAATTTTTCAATTGCTATACAACATTTTCTAGGTAAAACAATGTACACTATATTTAAATGATTATTTATTTTTAGGAGGAAATTCAATTATGAAACAACCTATTATCATAGATTCAGATCCTGGAATTGATGATGCTGCTGCGATTAGCATTGCATTAAATCATCCTAATTTTGATTTGCGAATGATTACTACAGTTAATGGAAATGTAGGTATTGAAAAAACAACTGCGAACGCTTTGAAACTTAAACGTTTTTTCTCGAGTACCGTTCCTGTACATAGAGGTTCCTCTCAACCATTATTATCAGAAATCGTAGATGCTAGTGCAGTACATGGTGAATCTGGGATGGAAGGATATGATTTTCCTAAGATTAATTACAATGATTTATCATCCACTCATGCTGTAGAAGCCATGCGCAAAGAACTTCAATCAAGTGAAGACCCTATTACTTTAATACCAATAGGACCTTTAACAAATATTGCCCTATTACTCTCAACCTATCCAGAAGTAAAAGATTATATTAAAGAAATTGTATTAATGGGTGGTTCGGCAGCTCGAGGCAATGTCACACCATTAGCAGAATTTAATATTTATTGTGATCCAGAAGCAGCACACATTGTATTTAACTCTGGATTACCAATTACAATGGTTGGCTTAGATGTAGCTAGAAGTTCTACACTTAGTCACGCAACGGTGAATGAATTACAAAGTTTAAACAAAACCGGTGACATGTTGCATCAACTTTTCAAACATTATAAAGGCGACGATTTTGAAAAAGGAATCAATGTCTATGATGCATATACGATACTTTATTTATTACATCCTGAAAAATTTGATGTGAAAGAGGCAGATGTACAAATTGAGACCACTGGAACACTTACAAAAGGTGCAACTGTCACAGATTTTAACACGCACTTCCCTAACTGCTCAGTTGTTATGTCTATCGAAACAAACGATTTCAAAAAACTATTTATTGAAGCTTTAAAATACTGTATATAATCTTAGTAAAAAACACACGCCCATTTCCATGGCGTGTGTTTTAAAATTTCAATTAATATGATTTACCCACATGATTATAAGGTCCACCCTGTTTTAAAATCTGATTGTAAATATGTTGGATTTTCTGTTCATTATTCACGTCACTATTTTCATAATTAGTTCCTAGGATTACAATATACTTGTCATTAAAATATGACGTAAAAACTTGACCAAAAAAACCACCATTAATTCTATTTTTATCTGCAAAGGAATAAAACCCATAGCGATAAGGTTGAGGATATTTAGACGTCTTACTCTCATGTATCAGTGGTTTTGATATATGGCTGTTTAATATTCTATTATTTTGTAATCCTAAAATCAATTTTCCCATATCACTCGGCGTCATGTACAAATTACCCGCCCCATAATACTGTTCTAAAACGTTGGGATACTGTTGTAGTGGTTTGCCAGATTTACCATCCTTTTTATAACCCTTAGCCATATATGCTTGAAAATTTGAATTATCGAAAAATGCAGTGAAATTTAAATGTTGCGGTTTTGAAATTCTATCCTCAAAATTTTTCTTATACGACTTGTTTGTCACTTCTTCAATCACACGCGATAATACTAAATAATTTCCGTCGTTGTACCTATTTTTATTGTAAAATTTAGGCTCAATGCCTTTTTGTTGAACTGCATGTACCGCTTCGTTTAAATTTTTATAATTTGGAGAAGCTTTATATTTAAACAATCCACTTTTATGCAACATGAGTTGATTTAAAGTAATTGGCTGCTTCATTTTAAACCATGGCAAATATTTAGTTACAGAATCGTTCATGTTAATTTTATTTTCGCTTTCTAATTGTTTCAACATTAATCCTGTTGCAAACTTTTGAGAAGATCCAATTAAATATAAAGTATCTGCTTGATTCTGTTTATTTTCTTGAATGTTTTGCAAACCGTATCCTTTATTTAATTTGAGTTGACCATTTTCGAACACAGCTGCAGTACCGTTAAATTTAACTTGTTCAAGATATTGATTAATCTGCATCATCTGTGGATTTTGATTATCGACAATAGTCTGTAAATGTCCCATTTGTTTATTCGTAGTTTCTTGTTTCGTCTCATTTTGTACCATTGGCGTTTCTTGATGACTACGATGATATAGCTTATAGGCGATTGTAATAATAATTACTATTAATAATATAATTAAAATGATTGTTATTTTTTTGAGTATCTTTGTTGTCATAATGTTGCCTCTATATTTGTTTAAACTATATTATTAATATAGTTTGCTTCAAACTGTTGTGTAATTTCATCAATATTTTCAACTTCAAGTGAAAAATATAATTTAATTTTTGGCTCTGTACCAGAAGGTCTTAACGCAATAAAACCATTTTCAAAAATAAATCTAATTAAATTTGTCTTTGGTAATGTTAATTTCTCAGTATGACCTGTTATCATGTCTCTAACTTCTCCAACATGATAGTCCTCAATTTTTAGTACATCCATACCACATATAGAAAATACCTGTTCATTTCTAAATTGCGACATAATACTTTCTATTTTTTTAACACCGGCTTTTCCTTCAAATGTAGGCGCAAGTGTTCTGTCCTTGAAATAACCGATATTTTCGTAAATATCTTCAATTGTTTCCTTAAATGTTATACCGTTTTTATCAAGTAAATTCTTATATTTAACTAATAATGGTACCATTTGTATAGCATCTTTATCTCTTGAAATAGGTTGTGCTAAGTACCCATGACTTTCTTCAAATGCAAGCAGTAATTGCTTATCATCATCTTTCTGTTTGTGTTCTATTAAATCTGAAATGAATTTAAAACCTGTCAGAACATCGTTAACTTCTACATTGAGAGATGTTGCTAACCTTTCTGCTAGCTCGCTCGTAACTATTGATTTGATCATATATTGCGGCGTACTATCTTCAGTTAAATCTTGGAACCTTAATTTCATTAATAATAGCCCTATTTCATTGCCATTAAAATATCTAAAATCATTATCACCATAACGTTCTATAAATCCTAATCGATCCGCATCAGGATCAGTTGCAATAATAAGCTGTGCATCTGTTTTATCTGCTAGCTGTTTGCCAAGTGTAAAAGCTGCTTCATCTTCAGGATTAGCAATAGCTACTGTTGGAAAATTACCATTAGGTTCTGACTGTTCTTTTTCTATAACAAAATTATGATAATCTAATTCAGTTAAAATGTCAGATACCAAAGGTAGGCTCGTACCATGTAAACTCGTCAATATGACTTTTGCGTCATGTGCATCTATTGATCCTACTAATGACTTAACTTCTTTTTTATAACTTTCTGTTACTTCATTCGACATATATTTTATTTTACCGTTTTCTACGAACGCATTAAAATCACCTTTTTCAATATTTAATGGTGTTTCAATTGAATTTATATATTCACTTAATTGCTCTGAAGCTTCAGGTAATAATTGTCCACCCTTTTCATTATAAATCTTTATACCATTATAATTTTTAGGATTATGACTTGCTGTAATCATGATGCCTGCATTTACTTGTAGATGTCTTACGGCAAAGGATAATTCTGGTGTCGATTTATAATTGTCTGAAATAATAGCTGTGATACCATTATTTGCCAACACACTTGCCATCTCTTGTGAAAATGCTTTTGATAAAAATCTTGTATCAAAATGTATGACAACAGATGCGTCATCAACATTATGATTTAAATATTGAGCTAAACCTAGCGCTACTTTGCGGACTGTAAAAGCATTTAACCTTGCTGGTCCTAAACCAAATGTACTTCTAATACCTGCAGTACCAAATGATAAGACCCCTTCAAAACCAGCATTCTGTTCTTCTTCTGTTTGTGTTTCGTAAAAATCCTTTACTAAACTTTCATTTATATTTTCTAACCAAAGTGCTTTCACTATAATATTTCCTCCTCAAATCATTCATTCCTAGTACGTTTATTATATCTTTATGCTGGAATATGATTAAATTTGTTTCAACACTTGCTATAATTAAGTATAAAGGCAATCTAAAATTTCTAACATCTTTTAATTATAATCATCTACAAGATGATATTTCCAATATATATTATATCCTATGTCTTTAAATAAATCATATTTTATCAAATGACATTATTGTAATACTATTTTTATATTTATTAACCTTTCCACTTTCAATGATTTAAATCATTTCATAAATGATGATTTGATTAAATACAATCATATTTACTTAATCATACATGACAAGTGCATTGTATATTTATGATTAACACATAACTTCTGCGTGCATATTGTTTCATCATTTTATTACACATTGCCAATAAAATTACAATTAACAACTTCATAGTTGATATTTTTTAGTGATAGTAATAAAATTATAATTTATAGTGCATTTTCTTCTTTACAAATAATTTACAAAGTTAAAAAGAAGTAAAATCAAAATATAAATATAGTTACATGTACAAAAAATCTAATAATTTGGGAGCTTCAAACATGAATAAATTTTTAAAATATTTCTTAATATTTCTTTCATTAGTTCTTGTCGTTGTTCCAATTATTTTTGCGATCATATTGCTAAAATCTTCTCAAGGCGCTTTTGAGTCTTCCTTTAATGATAGTGATTCCTCTAGGAAGTCAAATATACGTGACTCTAAAGTAAATCCTTCAAAAGATCCTATATCTATCCTATTTTTGGGAATTGATGATAATAGTGGCCGTGAAAAAAATGGACAAACAGCTGAAAAATCTAGAACCGATGCAATGATATTATCTACTTTTAATGCAGATAAGGAACAAATTAGAATGTTAAGTATTCCGCGTGATACAATCAGCTACATACCAAAAGTTGGTTATTATGATAAAATTACGCATGCACATGCATACGGAGGCCCTACTGCTTCAATGGACTCAGTAGAGGCTACATTAGATTTACCAGTCGATTACTATGTCAGAATTAATATGGAAGCGTTTGTTGATGCAGTTGATGAATTGGGCGGCATTAAATATGACGTCCCTTACAACATTAATGAACCAAATACAAACGATACTGGTAAAATTAAAGTCAAAAAAGGCTATCAAAATCTTAATGGCGATGAAGCATTGGCTGTAGCTAGAACACGTCATCAAGACTCAGATTTAAAACGTGGTCAGAGACAAATGGATTTAATTAAAAAACTATTTGCAAAAGCACAAAAAGCAGACTCATTTAATAAACTAGATGATGTTGTTGAAATTGTCGGAAAAAATGCCAAACATAATTTAAGTTATGATGAAATAAAAGTACTTGCTACTTCTTATTTAAAAGATGATATAAAAATAAAAAGTTCACAACTTGAAGGTGACGATGATTATTTAAATGGCATTTATTACTATAATCCAGATATAAAAAATATCCTGTCAACGACAAATATGTTGCGAAGTGACTTAGATTTACCTAAAATTAAAGATAAAGATGAATTATTAAATCAACGCGTGATTGATTATTATGGTACACTCGTACCATTAACCGAGTTAGATGATAGTCTTCTAACGAAATCACAAAAAGATAGCTCGGAAGATGAAAATAGTAATGAAAATCAATCAAATGAGAATGACAATAGCAACTCAGAAACAAATAACGCTGAAGATTATAATAATCAGCAACAAACGGATCAGTTTGGTAACGAACAAAATAACGTGAATCAACCCCAGAACGATTCTAATCAACAACAAAATGATCCTAACCAACAGCAAATTGATCCAAACCAACAACAGAACGCTCAAGAAGTACCAACGAATCAATATTAATCTAGAAAGGAGCTCGTAATATGTCACGCAAAACTTATGAAAAACTAGCACATGTGAATGGCATGTTTAATGTTTTAGAGCAGCAATTGATTCACAGCAAAGATATGGCGCTATTCAGAAATGAATTTTTCTACGTTAATCATGAACATCGTGAGAATTATGAGGCCTTACGCATTTACTATAAAGATAGTGACCTTAATCCTGTAGTTGATGGTGCGTGTTACATCGTTGCACTCCCAGAAATATTTGAAAAAGTTGATGTTTTTGAATCTGAGTTACCATTTACTTGGGTATATGATCAAAATGGTATCACTGATACTATGAAGCAAATCAGTGTACCTATCCAATACTTGATTGCTGCAGCGTTAGAAGTAACCGATGTAAACCTATTCAAACCTTCTGGCTTTACCATGGGAATGAATAACTGGAATATTGCACAAATGCGTATTTTTTGGCAGTATACAGCAATCGTAAGAAAAGAAGCACAATAAATTCAAATAACTCTACCCTACCATCTATTTTATGGTAGGGTATTTTTAATATCTAAAATGAGAAAAGAGGTAAATATATGTTTAATATTGTGACTACACCTAAAATGATGGACGATGCATTAGAAATTCGTAAAGAAGTATTTGTGAAAGAACAAGGTGTTCCATTAGAAAATGAAATTGATCAATTTGAAGACGTTGCCACTCATGTCATTGGTTATGATTCAAATCATATACCTTTTGCTACTGGAAGATTTCGTCCTGTAAATGATAGTGTAAAAATAGAACGTGTAGCTGTTAGAGCGACGCACCGTAAATCAGGATATGGTCAATTACTTATGCAATTTCTTGAAACATCTGCAAAACAACAAGGTTATAGTAAATTGGCGTTAAATGCACAATATCATGCCAAGTCCTTTTATGAAGCGCTTGGTTATAAATCTATTGGTGATATCTTTATGGAAGAAAATATCGAACACATTGCTATGACAAAAATAATTTAAAAATTTTTCATCCGAATATTACAGTTATTCTTCATTTAAATTTTGTAATATTTCAGAAAGTGTAATATTTTAATATAATGTAAATTAGGCGTTATAACGCTTTTCTATTAGCTTTATAATTTTTTAATACTGGCTTTAGATTAATTTTATATTACAAAACAGTAAAAACCAGCCTCTAGGTCTTTCGTCGTATTATAATAGGATACAAATATATATAGTTAAAGGGGCAGTTAAATGGCTAAGAAAAAGAACACTTATAAGGTACCTTCGATTGTAGCACTTACATTAGCAGGTACAGCTTTGACAACTCATCATGCTCAAGCAGCAAGTAATACACAAGATCAAACTCCGAATAAAAATGTATTGGATGACGAAAAAGCACTTAACCAAAGTGAACAAATTAAATCTGAAATTAGCAAACCAACAACTAACATTTCAGGTACACAAAC
Protein-coding sequences here:
- a CDS encoding globin domain-containing protein, giving the protein MLNEKEKAIIKETVPVLQERGVEITSFFYNRMFTQHPELKNMFNQTNQKKGLQSTALAQSVLAAAMNIDDLTRILPVVKEIAFKHCALQVPPAGYDIVGENLLAAIQNVLKLSDDDAILDTWAKAYGEIAKVFIEVEKDIYKTMAWDGFQAFVIKNIETVATDIKAFTVKSDEIDMSKFKPGQYVTVDVKSASLPYRAKRHYSIVEGDSETLTFAVKHDVTTTHEGEVSTILHSEYKEGDTIQLSAPVGPFSVVNSESPQLFIGSGIGVTPLIPMFNQVAKSEAPIQFIQNIINDTDIPFSNKLEAIAESKENNDYIIYDKHKMGYMDASYLNQFITKDTEIYVCGGVNFLQSIITTLKEMEVDETKIHFESFIPKLSVGV
- a CDS encoding DUF5011 domain-containing protein translates to MNKLIQSLSAIGVSATLVSPNLSAEATDNSIPELKGTNDTIIDKGEEYNLLNGVHAYDKEDGDLTHKIKVDGNVNINQAGKYKIEYKVEDSNGASSKSIRYIEVK
- the qoxA gene encoding cytochrome aa3 quinol oxidase subunit II; this translates as MSKFKSLLLLFGSLILLSGCSNVEVLNPKGPMASDSKFLIMYSIIFMLVIIAAVLILFTVFLYKYRIGNTDESGKMHHNSLLETIWFIIPVIIVIALAIPTVNSLYNYEEKPQKEDDPLVVYATSAGYKWFFSYPEEKIETVNHLTIPKDRPVVFKLQSMDMMTSFWIPQLGGQKYAMTGMTMDWTLTASEEGTFRGRNSNFNGEGFSRQTFDVNSVSQSKFEDWVKDAKKQKVLDQDTFDKQLLPTTENKNLTFSGTHLAFVDPAADPEYIFYAYDRYNFVQKDPNFNTEEERTADVLDKPDQPARKPEITNANYERHGMKAMILGNNEPYDSEFKDEESHNMDEMEKISEGAKDEKASKIEKKDHENGGGH
- the qoxB gene encoding cytochrome aa3 quinol oxidase subunit I, which codes for MNFPWDQLLVQGNWMITMGQIGAPFAVIAVIAVISYFKLWKYLYREWFTSIDHKKIGAMYLICAVLMFVRGGIDALMMRTQLAIPDNTFLEGNHYNEVFSTHGVIMIIFMAMPFIFGLWNVVVPLQIGARDVAFPVLNNVSFWLFFSGMILFNLSFIVGGSPAAGWTNYAPLAGEFSPGPGVNYYLIAIQISGIGTLMTGINFFVTILRCKTPTMKFMEMPMFTVTTFITALIVILAFPVLTVTLALFTTDRIFDTAFFSVANGGMPMLWANFFWVWGHPEVYIVILPAFGIYSEIIPTFARKRLFGHQSMVWATAGIAFLSFLVWVHHFFTMGNGALINSFFSISTMLIGIPTGVKIFNWLFTLYKGRVTFESPMLFALGFIPNFLIGGVTGVMLSMAAADYQYHNTYFLVAHFHYTLVAGVVFACLGALIFWWPKMTGFKLNETLNKWCFWLFMIGFNVCFIPQFILGLDGMPRRLYTYMPEDGWWLLNAISTVGALLMALGFMFLVASIVYSFFKAPREATGDNWDGLGRTLEWATAGAMPPKYNFAITPDWNDYDTFVDMKEHGRHYLDNHNYTDIHMPNNTPVGFWMGILFTIGGFFLIFETLVPAIICLIGIFATMVYRSFQIDHGYHIPASEVAETEKRLRDARIKEREAVSHES
- the qoxC gene encoding cytochrome aa3 quinol oxidase subunit III — encoded protein: MSHDANTIDQRSHEGNLNKLGFWVFLTAEFSLFGTLFATLLTLQHGGDYAGKMTTELFELPLVLIMTFALLISSYTCGIAIYYMRKEKEKLMLIWMIITVLLGMVFVGFEIYEFAHYVHEGVNLTIGSYWSSFFILLGTHGAHVSLGIVWIICLLIQVAMRGLNKDNAPKLFIVSLYWHFLDVVWIFIFTAVYMIGMVFSG
- the qoxD gene encoding cytochrome aa3 quinol oxidase subunit IV, with amino-acid sequence MNTIVKHTVGFIASIVLTILAVFVTLYTSMALNAKITIIFGFAFIQAAVQLLMFMHLTESKDGNLQTFKVLFAIIITLITVIGTYWVMQGGHSSHL
- the rihC gene encoding ribonucleoside hydrolase RihC codes for the protein MKQPIIIDSDPGIDDAAAISIALNHPNFDLRMITTVNGNVGIEKTTANALKLKRFFSSTVPVHRGSSQPLLSEIVDASAVHGESGMEGYDFPKINYNDLSSTHAVEAMRKELQSSEDPITLIPIGPLTNIALLLSTYPEVKDYIKEIVLMGGSAARGNVTPLAEFNIYCDPEAAHIVFNSGLPITMVGLDVARSSTLSHATVNELQSLNKTGDMLHQLFKHYKGDDFEKGINVYDAYTILYLLHPEKFDVKEADVQIETTGTLTKGATVTDFNTHFPNCSVVMSIETNDFKKLFIEALKYCI